TATCTAAAAAATTTGGAAAACCTAAAACGGCCTTAAATTATAATAATGAATATCAATTAATGGTTGCTGTAGTTCTTTCAGCACAATGTACAGATGCTAGAGTTAATATAGTTACAGAAGAACTTTTTAAATTAGTTGAAAAACCTGAAGATATAGATAATATGGAACTTTCTGAACTTGAAAAAAGAATATATCAAACAGGATTTTATAAAAATAAAGCGCTAAATTTGAAAAAAAATGCTAGAATATTAATAGAAAAGTATAATTCTAAATTACCTCAAACATTAGAAGAATTGATAGAATTACCGGGTGTTGGAAGAAAAACTGCTAATGTTTTGTTAGGCGATTTGTGGAATAAAAGAATAGGTATAGTTGTTGATACTCATGTTAAAAGACTTTCCAATTTAATTGGTTTTGTAAATACTGACAATCCAGAAAAAATTGAAAAAGAGTTAATAAAAATAATTCCTAAAAAATATTGGTATGAATATTCACATTATTTAATTTTACAAGGAAGAGATAAATGTATAGCAAGAAGACCTAAATGTAGTGAGTGTGAAATAAGAAAATATTGTGATTATGGAAGAAAGAAAGGTGATATATGAAAAAGTTATTTTTGATATTGTGTATGTTATCATTAAATTCATTTTCAATAAATTATGTAGATAATGAGAATTTTAAGGAACAGATTATATTTTCAGCAACTGGTGATGGTAAAATAATAGTAGACAGTAATTCTGATGTAGTTTTTCCTATAGCTTCTCTTACTAAAGTTATGAATGTTTTAGTGGCTTTAGATGAAGTTGAAAAAGGTAATTTTAGTTTAGATGACAAAATTACTTTTGATAAGGAAACAGCCTATATTTCTGGAGGAAGGCTTTTTGCATTACCCGGTGATTCTTATACCCTTAGAGATTTATTAAAAATGGAGTTAGTTCATTCTTCTAATAATTCAGCTTATGCAGTTGCTAAATTTATAGGAAAAGGTAGTATAGAAAATTTTGTTAATAAAATGAATTTAAAAGCAAAAGAAATAGGTTTAAAAAACACAGAATTTGCAAGTCCTGCTGGACTTCCACCAAGATTGTCACATTTAAATGGTATGGATGTTTCTAATGCTAAAGATTTATATTTACTTACAAGTTATGCTTTAAAGAATTATAATATTTTAGAATATAGTAATATAAAAGAAATAAAACTTGATGGAAATATTTATGAAAATAGAAATACTTTATTAGGTAAGTATGGAATTGTAGGTTTAAAAACAGGTTATCATTCAGAAAGTGGATATAATTTTATAGTAGTATCAAAAATGGGAGATACAGAAATAATATCTATATCCTTAAATTCAGAAAATATTAAAGATAGAAATCTAGTTAATGAAAGAATACTTAAAATTTTAGAACAAAATATAACTACTTTAGTAGATAAAAATAATGAATATTATATTTTTGATATTGCTAATCATCAAGATAAAAATATTGAAGGATACTTAAAAGAAGATATTAAAGTTTTAGACGTATATAAAAATATAAAATATAATCTAGTTCAATTAGATTATGAAGATAAAGATATTAAAAAAGATGATAAAATAGCTATTCTGGAAGTATATGAGGGATCTGAGAAACTTTTTGAAAAGGATATATTTGCAGTTAAAGAAAATAAAAGGTTAAAATGGTATGAAAGAATACTTAGAATAATAACGTTTGGATACTATTAAGGTGATGAATATGAAAAATCTTATATTAATAATAGGAATGAGTGGCTCTGGTAAAACAACTGCTGCAAAATTCTTTGAAGATAAGGGATATGATATGTATATAAATTATCCTTTAGACAAATTTAATAATGATATTATAAACAATACAGTAATGAGTTTTAATTTTAAAAATAATAAAGATATTGAAAAATTTTTAGAAAATGTTAATAGAATTAAAAAATATGATATAAACTTAAAATTATTATTTTTAGATTCAAGTGATCAAGTAATTATGTCAAGATATGAATATTTAAGAAGAAATCACCCTTTAAATTTAGAAAAAGGAATATTTGATGCAATTAAAAATGAAAGAAAATTAATGCAATGTTTGATTGATAGTTCAGATATAAGTATTGATACATCAAATTTAAAAGTTAAGTCTTTATATGAAATATTGGAAAATATATTCATATTTAAAAAGCATATATTATTTAGTTCTTTTGGGTATAAAAATGAACTTCCTAAGGATAGTGATTTTATTTTTGATGCTAGATTTTTAGAAAATCCTTTTTATGAACCTGAATTAAAAAATCTTACGGGAAATGATAAAGCTGTATTTGATTATGTAATGAATTTTGATGATGCTAGAGAATATTTTAAAGATATAAAAAATTTGATTGATAAAAATATAGAAATTTATTTAAAAAAGGTAAAACCTATTGTAAAAATATCTGTAGGATGTACTGGTGGAAAGCATAGATCAGTTACTTTAGTTAATGCACTGTATGATTATTTTTCTGAAAAATATAAGGAAGATATATTTAAATTTCATAGAGAGTTGAGTAAAGATGAAGATTAATTTAAAAGATATACCTAAAAATCCTGGTGTATATATAATGAAAAATATAAAAGATAAGATTATATATATAGGTAAGGCTAAGAATTTACGTAATAGAGTAAGTTCCTATTTTAATAATCCTAATTCTAGTATTAAAACATTTGAACTTGTAAAACATATTGAAAATATTGATTTTTTTGTATGTAATAATGAGTTAGAGGCACTAATACTTGAAAATAATTTAATAAAAAAACATAAACCTAAGTATAATATTCTTTTGAAGGATAATAAAACTTATCCTTATTTAAAAATAACTAATGAAAAATTTCCTAAAATTACAATAGTTAGAAGTAGAAATCATTTAGAAAATAATGAAAAGGCCTATTTTTTTGGACCTTTTCCTTTTAATATAAAGGGAATATTAAAAACTTTATTATCTGCTTTTGAAATTAAGAACTTCAATATAGATATGTACAATAAAAAAATTGTCGGGGTTAATTTAAGACATGATAATTTTAGTCGTGATTTTAAATTTGAAAATAAAGAAGATGAAATTAAATATATTAATAATATAAATAATATGATGGAATTTTTAAATAATAAAGATCGTAGAATAATAGATAAATTACATGATGAAATGATAACATATGCAGAAAATTTGGAA
The window above is part of the Pseudostreptobacillus hongkongensis genome. Proteins encoded here:
- a CDS encoding D-alanyl-D-alanine carboxypeptidase family protein encodes the protein MKKLFLILCMLSLNSFSINYVDNENFKEQIIFSATGDGKIIVDSNSDVVFPIASLTKVMNVLVALDEVEKGNFSLDDKITFDKETAYISGGRLFALPGDSYTLRDLLKMELVHSSNNSAYAVAKFIGKGSIENFVNKMNLKAKEIGLKNTEFASPAGLPPRLSHLNGMDVSNAKDLYLLTSYALKNYNILEYSNIKEIKLDGNIYENRNTLLGKYGIVGLKTGYHSESGYNFIVVSKMGDTEIISISLNSENIKDRNLVNERILKILEQNITTLVDKNNEYYIFDIANHQDKNIEGYLKEDIKVLDVYKNIKYNLVQLDYEDKDIKKDDKIAILEVYEGSEKLFEKDIFAVKENKRLKWYERILRIITFGYY
- the rapZ gene encoding RNase adapter RapZ gives rise to the protein MKNLILIIGMSGSGKTTAAKFFEDKGYDMYINYPLDKFNNDIINNTVMSFNFKNNKDIEKFLENVNRIKKYDINLKLLFLDSSDQVIMSRYEYLRRNHPLNLEKGIFDAIKNERKLMQCLIDSSDISIDTSNLKVKSLYEILENIFIFKKHILFSSFGYKNELPKDSDFIFDARFLENPFYEPELKNLTGNDKAVFDYVMNFDDAREYFKDIKNLIDKNIEIYLKKVKPIVKISVGCTGGKHRSVTLVNALYDYFSEKYKEDIFKFHRELSKDED
- the nth gene encoding endonuclease III, whose protein sequence is MTNKDKIKYIMDILSKKFGKPKTALNYNNEYQLMVAVVLSAQCTDARVNIVTEELFKLVEKPEDIDNMELSELEKRIYQTGFYKNKALNLKKNARILIEKYNSKLPQTLEELIELPGVGRKTANVLLGDLWNKRIGIVVDTHVKRLSNLIGFVNTDNPEKIEKELIKIIPKKYWYEYSHYLILQGRDKCIARRPKCSECEIRKYCDYGRKKGDI